TGGTTGAAGTTTCAGGTCTGCGGCCTTTCATTAGATGACTTTTCATTGTTAAAATTAAGCCTGAGAAAGAGGCGAGCGAAAGACTTCAATTCTATTTTAAATCCCTGCTTCTTCCAGATCTCTGCCACTTTACGTATTGCAGATTTTTATGCTATTACCACGACCATTCAGAATTCCTGTTCCCTAAGCCAGATTGCACTCCTAACGGAACTGAAAGCCCCAATTTCTAAAGTTCACAAAAAAGACATGAATCCAGATTAATGCAACATACTTAGCATACAAAGGATTAGTGCCACataaattaacttttaaaaaaaagtgactaATGATGATTTTTGCAACAGTACATCAATTTGTTCAAGCTCTCAGGAAGGTTTTGGCAGACTCAATTTCATTGGAATGCTCTTAATCTGTTGGCAAATCCAACATATATAAATAATCATACTTACAATCATGAAGGCAATACCATGAAAAATTAACCTGCATTAAGAAAATTTGGTACTTGAAATTACCTAATTTGCCCAATTTCAAGGTATGGTACAAGTTAGATAATATTTCTATCTGTTAGGGCAAATAAAGTTACTCCCAACAAGATTAAATGGTACAAGTAAATGCTAATCCTATTTTTACTCAAATTTTAAAGCTCAGATTCTGATTTTAATGAAAGTTGAAAATAAAAGTGCGTTATTATTCAAAAGAGAGATTAGTTTCCATGTGTAAAGCATAACTCACTTGTGAACATTTAAGACTTTAGTAAACCATTTACTTCCCTTTTAATAAATTAGCTGACTCTCGTTTGACAAAGTGCTCAGAAAAATAACTAAGCACTCATCTTTGAGATGAAGAGATAAGTTAATCCATTAGTCGGCAATTTTATTGCAGGATGAAGCATGAAGTTATCTGGACAAGTGATCTCTATACTAACTATATTCGAATCAAATTGAAAACTTGCATCGAGTGCCTACAAAATAATCACCAATCTTGATCACAATATTTTACTCAGCCAAGGTCCAAACGGACTCATAACATGATTGATCAGTTAGCTACACACAGAATGCCAATTAATGACCCAGAGACTAAATATTTGAAAATTGACATTCACATTGTTAGGGTAAGCAATTTATTGGTTCTGGTACATCAGAAAGCGTTTACAGTGTCACAGTATCACTCATTCTAAAACAATTCACATCATATGTACCAGACACACCAATAAGAGAAAATATATTCTTGAGTGCATTTAATCTTAATAGGACAATGTTAGACAAAATGCCACTTACTGAATAACAGTCTCATTTCTTGAGCATTTGATGCCAGACTAAAACAAATGGAGCAGAAAAGCCGGAGCCAAAGAATACTGCCATCATTGCCAATAGCTTCCACTTGTTCTCCACAGAAAATGGCAAGTTCTGTTAAAGTAGAAAAGGCCAATTATTTCAAATTATTTACAGGTCAAATAAAGAAAGTTATTGTAAATGATGAATTTGGTGTTGGCACATCAGCAAGCGTTTACAGTGTCACAGTATCACTCATTTAAAGAATTCACATCATATGTACCAGACACACCTAGAAAGAAGTTATAAAGCCATCACACACTGGGTCACAGTTTTCAATATAAGTGCTGTCAACTGCTATTGATAGCCATTTCAGAATTTAGGCTGCACTTCAATATACACGATTTTTATGAAAGAAACACATGACCTCAAAACGGACACGAGGGTTAAGGCTGCTATAGTAATGCAATTGTCAGAATAGAAGAATCTGCTATTTTAGTAGGACATCAGAAAGTCTTTCCATTTAGGGCCCTTTACAATAATTTTGAAAATTATTCAAAAAGATGTCTTACAAAATTTATCAgactggattttgtggtcagtggcaAAGCAATGACACTTGCCACCAACTTCAAAGACAGCTGCTCGTAAAGATCAGGAGATTTCTGCAGCGTGGATTTCATCTTTCCTATGTTAAATTTCAATCTGGCGCCAAAGCAAGGGGATCACCAAGTATCTAGCAAGTGGCCATtaagcagggtaagcagccagTCACACTGAagtaaaccaggaagtaaaatgcactgattaCCCTCT
This is a stretch of genomic DNA from Carcharodon carcharias isolate sCarCar2 chromosome 4, sCarCar2.pri, whole genome shotgun sequence. It encodes these proteins:
- the LOC121276878 gene encoding cytochrome c oxidase subunit 7C, mitochondrial — translated: MLWARTVRNFSTSLIRRSHYEEGPGKNLPFSVENKWKLLAMMAVFFGSGFSAPFVLVWHQMLKK